From Chthoniobacterales bacterium, the proteins below share one genomic window:
- a CDS encoding nucleotidyltransferase domain-containing protein, whose protein sequence is MKQSPPALEDLRFALKAACADRPVAKVEVFGSLARGAARAESDVDLLVEFLPGARVGLFEMGALKEDLEERLGCPVDLLTRRAVERSRNAIRRRAILANPLTVYAR, encoded by the coding sequence ATGAAGCAATCGCCGCCGGCTTTGGAAGACCTGCGCTTTGCATTGAAAGCAGCATGCGCGGATCGCCCCGTCGCGAAGGTGGAGGTTTTCGGCTCGCTCGCTCGCGGCGCGGCCCGGGCGGAAAGTGACGTCGATTTGTTGGTCGAGTTTCTCCCGGGTGCAAGGGTGGGACTTTTCGAAATGGGCGCGCTGAAGGAGGACCTCGAGGAACGCCTGGGGTGTCCCGTCGATCTCCTCACTCGCCGGGCGGTTGAAAGAAGCCGCAACGCCATTCGCCGCCGAGCGATCCTCGCCAACCCGCTCACGGTCTATGCTCGATGA
- the mutS gene encoding DNA mismatch repair protein MutS: MSDEQTPMMRQYLAVRRDLPANTLLFFRLGDFYELFGDDAKEASAIINVALTKRGAMPMCGVPYHAAKGYIEKLIAAGKRVAICDQVGEVTAGKLVRREISQILSAGTLDDFGLDARTHNFLAAVCEKRGRVGLAFADLSTGAFRLTELDSRAQLLDELARISPAEVLVPEEQPELLAAIPVGTAAEGYIFECEPAEHLLREHFRVQSLDGFGCSAWPLAVGAAGALLHYLTRQMRRNASHLRGLQPYRLSEFVVLDAVTQSHLELVQSRGGREMTLLGALDRTVTPMGARTLRHWILNPLRDVGAIGARQSAIERFIERAPDLATLRETLGGIRDMERAASRLHGQSGNARDLAALADSFERIPGVRAQLADFSCPLGGAELLAELAAQLDPLDELCATLRAAIVDEPPALLRDGGIIRPGYDPALDELRAASREGKDWIANLQEREIERSGIKSLKVRYNSVFGYFIEITKSNLGSVPADYHRKQTTANGERYITPELKEIEGKILGADERSRAIEQQIFQGLRALVLDAMARIQQTATALGGLDALGGLAETARQFGYCRPVVDAAGVIEIEEGRHPVLDQRAGAERFVPNDTALDRAGKRFAILTGPNMAGKSTYIRQVALLTLLAQTGSFVPAKRARIGVTDRIFTRVGASDDLARGQSTFMVEMNETANIIHNATKDSLVILDEIGRGTSTFDGLSIAWSVAEHLHDAIGCRTLFATHYHELTDLDRTRDGVTNLNVAVREWNDEVIFLRKILPGRADQSYGIQVARLAGLPDSLITRAKQILANLEKSELNTEGKPTLAASGGRTKRRDMAAIANQLSLFDEAG; the protein is encoded by the coding sequence ATGAGCGACGAGCAGACCCCGATGATGCGGCAGTATCTCGCCGTGCGGCGTGACTTGCCGGCGAACACGCTGCTCTTCTTCCGCCTCGGCGATTTTTACGAGCTCTTCGGCGACGACGCGAAGGAGGCCAGCGCCATCATCAACGTCGCGCTCACGAAGCGCGGCGCCATGCCCATGTGCGGCGTGCCCTACCACGCCGCCAAGGGCTACATCGAGAAGCTCATCGCCGCCGGCAAGCGCGTCGCCATCTGCGACCAGGTCGGCGAAGTCACGGCCGGCAAACTTGTCCGCCGCGAGATCTCGCAGATCCTCAGCGCCGGCACCCTCGACGACTTCGGCCTCGACGCCCGCACGCACAATTTCCTCGCCGCCGTCTGCGAGAAACGCGGCCGCGTCGGGCTCGCCTTCGCCGATCTCAGCACCGGCGCCTTCCGCCTCACCGAGCTCGACAGCCGCGCGCAGCTCCTCGACGAACTCGCGCGCATCTCGCCCGCCGAGGTGCTCGTGCCCGAGGAGCAGCCCGAGCTGCTTGCGGCGATCCCGGTCGGCACCGCGGCCGAGGGTTACATTTTCGAATGCGAGCCCGCCGAGCATCTCCTGCGCGAGCATTTCCGCGTGCAATCCCTCGACGGGTTCGGCTGCAGCGCCTGGCCGCTCGCGGTCGGCGCGGCTGGGGCTCTTCTTCACTATCTGACTCGCCAGATGCGGCGAAATGCCTCGCACCTGCGCGGCCTGCAGCCCTACCGGCTGAGCGAATTCGTCGTGCTCGACGCCGTCACGCAGAGCCATCTCGAGCTGGTCCAGTCCCGCGGCGGTCGCGAGATGACGCTGCTCGGCGCGCTCGACCGGACCGTCACGCCGATGGGCGCCCGCACGCTCCGGCACTGGATCCTCAACCCGCTGCGCGATGTCGGCGCCATCGGGGCGCGGCAGTCCGCGATCGAGCGATTCATCGAACGCGCGCCCGATCTCGCCACGCTCCGCGAAACTCTCGGAGGGATTCGCGACATGGAGCGCGCCGCCTCGCGCCTGCACGGCCAGTCGGGCAATGCCCGCGACCTCGCGGCCCTGGCGGACTCCTTCGAGCGCATTCCCGGCGTGCGCGCGCAACTCGCGGATTTCTCCTGCCCGCTGGGCGGGGCGGAACTGCTTGCCGAGCTGGCCGCGCAGCTCGATCCGCTCGACGAACTCTGCGCCACGCTCCGCGCTGCCATCGTGGATGAACCGCCCGCGTTGCTGCGCGACGGCGGCATCATTCGCCCCGGCTACGATCCCGCGCTCGACGAGCTGCGCGCCGCCTCCCGCGAGGGCAAGGATTGGATTGCGAACCTGCAGGAGCGCGAGATCGAGCGCAGCGGCATCAAGTCGCTCAAGGTCCGCTACAATTCGGTCTTCGGCTACTTCATCGAGATCACGAAATCGAATCTCGGGAGCGTTCCGGCGGATTATCACCGCAAGCAGACCACCGCGAATGGCGAGCGCTACATCACGCCGGAGCTCAAGGAAATCGAGGGCAAGATCCTGGGGGCCGACGAGCGCTCCCGCGCGATCGAGCAGCAGATTTTCCAGGGCCTGCGCGCCCTCGTGCTCGACGCGATGGCTCGCATCCAGCAGACCGCCACGGCGCTCGGCGGCCTCGATGCGCTCGGCGGCCTGGCCGAGACCGCGCGCCAGTTCGGCTACTGCCGTCCCGTCGTCGACGCGGCCGGCGTCATCGAAATCGAGGAGGGTCGCCACCCCGTGCTCGACCAGCGCGCCGGCGCCGAGCGCTTCGTGCCGAACGACACCGCCCTCGATCGTGCCGGCAAACGATTCGCCATCCTCACCGGCCCGAACATGGCCGGCAAATCCACCTACATCCGCCAGGTCGCGTTGCTCACGCTGCTCGCGCAAACCGGCAGCTTCGTTCCCGCGAAGCGGGCGCGCATTGGCGTGACCGACCGCATTTTCACCCGCGTTGGAGCCAGCGACGACCTCGCCCGCGGCCAGTCGACCTTCATGGTCGAGATGAACGAGACCGCGAACATCATCCACAACGCGACGAAGGACAGCCTCGTCATCCTCGACGAAATCGGCCGCGGCACGTCCACCTTCGACGGCCTCAGCATCGCGTGGAGCGTCGCCGAGCACCTGCACGACGCCATCGGCTGCCGCACGCTCTTCGCGACGCATTATCACGAGCTCACCGATCTCGATCGCACGCGCGATGGCGTGACGAATCTCAACGTCGCCGTGCGCGAGTGGAACGACGAGGTCATCTTCCTGCGCAAGATCCTGCCCGGCCGCGCCGACCAGAGCTACGGCATCCAGGTCGCCCGCCTCGCCGGCTTGCCGGACAGCCTCATCACGCGAGCGAAGCAAATCCTCGCCAACCTCGAAAAATCTGAACTCAACACCGAGGGCAAACCGACGCTCGCCGCCAGCGGCGGCCGCACCAAACGCCGCGACATGGCCGCCATCGCGAACCAGCTTTCGCTCTTCGACGAGGCGGGTTGA